The proteins below are encoded in one region of Myxococcales bacterium:
- a CDS encoding type II toxin-antitoxin system RelE/ParE family toxin, with translation MAQYTIEIAPAAAKEYRKLDKPVQKKVSEEIDKLANEPPRERLTGYPFYKIRKGDYRIVYDISDTTIMVLVLRIAHGREVYKDLDRIKSICPLK, from the coding sequence ATGGCCCAATACACGATCGAGATTGCGCCCGCAGCAGCCAAGGAATATCGAAAGCTCGATAAACCAGTTCAAAAAAAAGTGAGCGAGGAAATCGACAAGCTTGCAAATGAACCTCCGAGAGAACGTCTGACGGGTTATCCTTTCTACAAGATAAGAAAGGGAGACTACCGCATCGTTTACGATATCAGCGACACCACAATTATGGTGCTTGTCTTGCGCATCGCACATGGTCGTGAGGTCTACAAAGACCTCGATCGAATCAAAAGCATTTGCCCTTTGAAATAG